In Ostrea edulis chromosome 6, xbOstEdul1.1, whole genome shotgun sequence, a single window of DNA contains:
- the LOC125645894 gene encoding mitochondrial nicotinamide adenine dinucleotide transporter SLC25A51-like isoform X2: protein MPGKIVEKKLESSPAEFVCGWGSAFVNITVTFPINKVMFRQQLSGVRTFPALRQLQTEGLSNLYRGFFPPLIQKTASMTLMFGMYYKCRNYLNKQYPQSSVFCNSVIAATFAGALEALLLPFERIQVLMQDKNYNHRFENARHAARELNSIYGMKEFYRGGSAILLRNCGSNSLFFLVRDYVMDTLPPPETVLKRTTQDFVCGAALGAFLSTLFYPVNVVKVKMQSKVGGTFESLLYTLKIVQEERNQSIRKLFRGVHINFTRSFLSWGIVNATYEFLMVNLFGRSSRRNN, encoded by the coding sequence ATGCCAGGAAAGATTGTCgaaaaaaaattggagagcAGCCCAGCAGAATTCGTATGTGGTTGGGGATCTGCATTTGTCAACATTACAGTCACATTTCCTATTAATAAAGTAATGTTTCGCCAACAATTGTCAGGCGTCCGAACCTTCCCTGCACTCAGGCAATTGCAAACCGAAGGACTAAGTAATCTATACAGAGGCTTCTTTCCTCCACTTATACAGAAAACTGCTTCAATGACACTCATGTTTGGAATGTACTACAAGTGTCGTAATTATTTAAACAAACAATATCCACAAAGTTCTGTGTTTTGCAATAGTGTCATTGCTGCTACATTTGCAGGCGCTTTGGAAGCTTTGTTATTACCTTTCGAGAGAATTCAAGTACTAATGCAGGATAAAAATTACAATCATCGATTTGAAAATGCTAGACATGCTGCAAGGGAATTGAACTCCATTTATGGCATGAAAGAATTTTACAGAGGTGGTTCTGCAATACTCCTTCGTAACTGTGGCAGCAATAGCTTATTTTTTCTTGTCAGAGATTATGTAATGGATACTCTTCCACCACCTGAAACTGTCCTAAAAAGAACTACGCAGGATTTCGTATGTGGTGCTGCATTGGGTGCATTTCTTAGTACTTTGTTTTATCCAGTAAATGTTGTAAAAGTGAAGATGCAGAGTAAGGTGGGTGGAACATTTGAAAGCCTGCTTTATACTCTCAAAATTGTccaagaagaaagaaatcaAAGTATTCGAAAACTTTTTCGCGGAGTTCACATCAATTTTACCCGATCTTTCCTTTCCTGGGGTATTGTAAATGCGACATATGAATTTCTTATGGTGAACCTCTTCGGTAGAAGTTCAAGAAGAAATAATTAG
- the LOC125645894 gene encoding uncharacterized protein LOC125645894 isoform X1 yields the protein MWMMAWYLYRRPKKPQTSYIALNALMTHGNLRLHKIASNDPSVMQSFDVKDLAKDLIELDITDDDLPTQRSLGLVWDLQKDVFGFRLSRKEKPYIRRGVLSSVNSLYDPLDFIAPITIQGKLLLREMTQTPCVDWDAPLPEEFLNRWDDWTQSLSHLGKLNVPRKYLPMGFSQLKEKKVLVFTDASEVAITAVAYLFDAHGRDINLGFIMGKSKVAPKPATSIPRLELCAAVLGVEIAIIIRDQLDISADHIKFYTDIRIVLGYIYNRTKRFLTYVSNRVQRILSFAPSSQWNFIPTDQNPADHGTKSTVDSALYDSWLRGPIEWLHTEDNAIHLAQIHDLVDPAMDKEIKQDIVVCKVETSTPLSWT from the coding sequence ATGTGGATGATGGCCTGGTATCTGTACCGACGACCCAAAAAGCCACAGACCTCGTACATCGCACTAAATGCCTTAATGACTCATGGGAATCTGAGATTACACAAGATTGCATCTAATGATCCTAGCGTGATGCAGAGCTTTGATGTGAAGGATCTAGCAAAGGACTTGATAGAACTTGATATCACAGATGACGATCTGCCAACTCAAAGGAGCCTAGGACTAGTGTGGGACCTTCAAAAGGATGTCTTTGGGTTTAGACTCAGTAGGAAGGAAAAACCATACATTCGAAGAGGAGTTCTGTCCTCTGTTAACAGTCTGTACGACCCTCTAGACTTCATCGCCCCTATCACTATTCAAGGAAAGCTACTCCTCAGGGAAATGACGCAGACCCCATGTGTAGACTGGGATGCTCCCTTACCAGAAGAATTCCTGAACAGATGGGATGATTGGACTCAATCATTATCTCATCTTGGGAAACTGAATGTACCACGGAAATACCTACCTATGGGCTTCTCTCAGCTTAAAGAGAAGAAAGTACTGGTTTTCACAGATGCCTCAGAAGTGGCTATTACTGCCGTAGCTTACCTGTTTGATGCTCATGGTCGAGACATCAATCTGGGTTTTATTATGGGAAAGTCCAAAGTTGCCCCCAAACCAGCGACATCTATACCACGCTTAGAGCTGTGTGCTGCCGTCCTGGGGGTGGAGATTGCTATTATTATAAGGGACCAACTAGACATCAGTGCGGATCATATCAAGTTCTACACAGACATCAGAATTGTTCTAGGTTATATTTACAATCGTACCAAGAGGTTTTTGACCTATGTAAGCAACAGAGTTCAGAGAATTCTAAGCTTCGCTCCATCATCTCAATGGAACTTTATACCTACGGACCAGAACCCAGCAGACCATGGTACTAAATCTACTGTTGACAGTGCATTGTATGACTCATGGTTGCGTGGACCTATTGAATGGCTTCACACAGAAGATAACGCAATTCATCTTGCCCAAATACATGATTTGGTGGATCCAGCTATGGACAAAGAAATCAAACAGGACATTGTTGTTTGCAAGGTAGAAACGTCTACCCCTTTATCTTGGACGTAG